From Candidatus Bathyarchaeota archaeon:
TAACATATCTGAAAACAACATGTCTGCGAGCACGTTTGGGATGTGGTTGACCCACTCATCCGACAATGAGGTAATCGGAAATGACTTTTCAAACCTGGGCTGGAGTTTACTAATCTATTATTCTCATAATAACACAGTTCAGTATAACAACATATCCTTTACCGTTGATGGCGTAAGAATGATGTTTTCCCGTCAGAACAACTTCACAGAAAACCACTTCGAATCGAACAGTCATTCAGGAATCTTTTTTTGGCAGAATAACACCAACAACCGTATCACTAAAAATAGGTTTTATTCGAACCAGCATGGAGTTGAGCTGAAACTATGGTGTAATAACAACACTATCGCAGACAATGACATAAGACATAACGAGAGAAACGGTATTCTGATCCTAGAGTCTACGAGTAACATGGTCACAAGAAATTATGTCTATTCAAATGCTAGAGGAGTGATTTCCTACGATTCCTCCGATAACAAGATCTACCATAACAGCATCATAGACAGTTGGGAAGAGCAGGCAGCCGATTTTAATTCAGCTAACATCTGGAATAATGGTTGTGAAGGGAACTACTGGAGCAACTATAGCGGCATTGACTTAGACGGAGATGGGATAGGTGACACGTATCTTCCTTGGGAAGATGTTGACTACTATCCTCTAATGAATCTTTACTGGAATCCAGCAGATGTTAACCATGATTTGGATGTCGACATTTTTGATGTTGTCTTAGCCTGCAGTGCTTATAGTTCTACTCCTCTAGACCCCAACTGGAACCCACACTGTGACATAGCTGAACCATATGGAAAAGTTGACATATACGACGTTGTAATGATATGTAACAGCTATGGAGAAGAATACAATCCCTGAAACAGCAATTGACGCACGTTTAACTAAGAACTGTTAGGCTAGCTTTGTCATATATCCTCTTAAGTTTCTCAAGACCATTTCCAGTGTAATGCTTAGCTAGGATATTCCTTGGTGTTCTTCCTTGAAAGACATCTATAAATGCGCGCGCGATTTCAAACCTTATAAAAGTGATGGTTCCAGACCCAAAAGATGGTGGGCCGGGCCGGACTTGAACCGGCGACCTTCTGCGTGTCAGGCAGATGTCCTACCATGCTAGACGACCGGCCCTTGTGTTCTTCTTAGGACTAAAACCTAAATATGTTTTATTTATACCTAGATCTTTATACCCATTTATACTCAGGACTACCAATTAGAGAATTATCAATTTTATGGTGCTTATACACCGTCTACCGTTCTCAAATGCAACATGCGCGCTCACGCAGCGATACCAGACGAGTTGAAGAGAATAAAGCCTATTATGATCTGCAAGAGTATTACGGCAGACTAAGAAACCCGCCATATGTTTTCTCTCCGTTTCCATTCTTTTTCTCTGAACTTCTTATGATTCATATTCAACTCACGTTCCAATTTGATAATCACTAACGGAACGCCACTCAACTATTCTGTTTAGAAAGCAAACTGATGGATACAGATAACTGCAGGATTTCAAACTTTCTAATTTATGACAAAATTGAAACTCACAAACTTCTGAATTTTTAAATTTGCTGCGCGTATAAGTACTAGTGTTCCAGGTCTATGTTTACTGTTCTTTATCGTAAACAATACTTTCGTGTGTTTGCATTCCAACTGGGCATTCTCTTATTTGTTCTGTTGTCAATGAATTCAAATCAGTTGCTTCCTGATGTACTGACTGAGCTGTTGTTCCAGTTTGTGACCGTCCAGCCGGTTTCAAAGACGTTTCAGGCTTGACTCGTGGTGCAGGAGTCTTCTCGCGGATGCTTGGTTGTACTGATAAACCGCCCTGTAAGTAAGCTTCGCGGGAACTACCCCCGGCAAACAAAAGCGCCCCAAACAAAATGAGACCAACATATATGTTTGAACTTCTTGTGGGCAGTGCGATTACAGAAGCGAGCCCCCACATAATCATAATCAAACCTAAACCACTCATAAAGCCATAGACAAATGCGCCTAATCTATGATTTCTTATTTCTGTGTACAAGTGAATCACAGTTTTGAAAAGGTTTGCTTACTTTATAATCGTTATGAGATTGTAATAACTATGCTGAATCCGAATTTACATGTGCCATAGTGCTATATCAACTGGAGTTTTTGCTTTGATTGACATTAAAAATTTGATGCAAAGGCTGCCCAAAACGTACATATCTCTCATGGTATCGAATCGTCTCTGATTCACCATCTTCGTCTCGCAAGAGTGGGAACAATCGCCATTTTTGGCTTACGATATCTCCGATACTGCATCTAGTGTGCACATCAAATCTTCGGCTGTTCCCTAGTTCAATTCTTATGGCTATACTACGTATCTGTGTCTGTCTTTGAACTCTTGCACCTTGCCCGCATTCCAACCGCGCAGCTGCTGATAATACCCCGTAATCCTAGACCAATGCTCCAAATCATTACCCTCTGCCCCGCAACGTTTGCATCTAACCTGCAAATTAGCCTCCACGCTATTGCACTTCCTGCAAATCGTCATGTCTCGGGTGAAGGCAAAATAAGCTGCCAACGACTCTGTTGCAATCCGTCTAATCAAGCTCCAAATCGCCTTGGGCGATGGGTTGCTCTCCCCGAGAAAAACATGCAAGATCGCGCCGCCTTTAGTCAATGGATGAAAGCTAGATTCAACCCTAATCCGCTCCAATAGCGGAATCCCAGCTGATGGGCGAATATGAGAACTATTGGTATAGTAAATGCCCCCATTGCCAACATCGCCCTGCACAACTGCCTTTTCTCCAAACAGCCTACGATCAACCAAAGCTAACCTGTGCGCACAACTTTCTGCGGGGGTTTGAATACATCCAAACCGATAGCCTGTCTCTTCCGCATAGTCGTTCACCCGATCAGCCATGTGCCTAATTACTCGCAATCCAAAACGCCACGCGTTAGGGTCTTCATGCATCTCCGCATCCAAATGTGCCTTTAACAGCTCATTCAAACCTACAAAGCCCACGTTCAACACCTGTTTGTCCAAGTTTAGATAGGGCTCGCCAAAGCAGTCCATGGTACAAAACGGCAGCGTACCTCCGTCTAGTCTATCTTTAACAACGTCCCGCTTAATGAAAAGTACATCCTTAGCCATGTCCATACGTTCATCTAAAAGCTCAAACAACCGATCATCATTTCCCCCAGCCTCATAAGCCAATCTCGGCAAATTGACAGTAACAACTTGCAAGCTCCCCATCCGCATAGCGCCCTTATGAAAGTCTTTCAACTCGTCACTGTCAGGCGTAAAGATCAACCTGCAACATTGACTATTCACAATGTCAGGCATATAGTCAGGGCAAAGGTTGAGAAAGTAGGGAGTTCCAAACTTGGACGCCAATGCAGCCACTTTAATATATTCATCTTCAAACTTGTCCAAATATTCTCGTCGCAACTTCACTTCACACTTGGGGAAGTTGAACGGTTTCCCCAAGTAGTCTCCGCCCATGTAAACGTCAAGTATAGCATTAAAGAAGGCGTTAGCCTCGTCGTAATAGTCGAGGTAAGTCTCCGACTTGCTGACTTTTCCACCGGGCAAAAGCACAGGTACATCCCAAATAATCTTGGGCACTGCACATTCCAATGCAATAGAGGAAAAAACCGTCTGGCCACCCCGTGCGACGTACATCTGTGACATCTCGTAAATGTACATCTGCGCCAGCTGCTTCATACGCTCATATGACAAACCTCTCACGAATGGTGCAAGCCAAACATTAAAAAAGTCATAGCCTTGCCCACCAGCCCAATTCGTTTGTGCCGCCGCTAAAGCCTTGGCTGCGTGCAAAATTGCAACCTCCGCATGCTTCGCAGGACCAGCCACAGCCGTATGTACGCCCTCACCATCGACAATCAAGCCTTTTCTAAGAAAGAAGCGTAGGTCATGCTCTTGGCAGAAGGGCCTAGTTGCAAAGTACTCAAGATCATGGATGTGAATGGCGCCGGCAATGTGAGCGTCTGCCAAATGTGGTGGCAAACAGTTTAACAACGCGTATTGATCGAAAATGGTGTCGGCGGCAAGCTTATGAATTGTTTCCGGATTGTGTTGGAGATTAGCATTCTCCTTGTCACCAGCGCGAATGAGGTTTTCGACATCAAACAGAGGGATGCCGAGTCTGGTGTATCTAGCTCTGGGGCGTTCAAAATTGTTCTCTAATAATGCTACGCAGACAAACTCTCGAATTAGCGGACCAGACAAAAACTCTAGATCTAAGGTGTTTATCCGACCTGCAATGTCTAGGGCTATCTTATCTGCAACTTCGTCTGAAAGCCCTGTTTCTTTCATTAGAGAATCTCTTATTTTCTGTGGATTAAAGTCCTCGAACATTATTTTGGATGTTCTAACTCGTGGGAAATATTTGAGCGAATCTACAGTATATTCTTGTTGGCTCGTGGAAAAACCCCCGCAGCAAAACACAATACTACCTCCAGACTCTTAGAATTTTCAATATACATTTCAGTTAAAAAACAGATGGTGTGGATTGCGTAGGCCATGGTCTCTATATACATAAAGATATAAATTTTTCACACTTCGCAGATTACTTGAGATTTTTGGATAAGACTGTATAAAATGCTGTAGTCTGATCCTTCAAAATTGACATACTCGGTGTTTGGCATAAAAACATAAAAACCGCTGATTTAATGGTTTCGCTAGTAACGTGTTAAAGTAAGGATGCTTGTTGAGCTACAGTTTGGGCATTTTAGATGGGTTCCGCGCGATGTAGTTTTGCAGTGGTGACAATGTGTGAAAGAGAGATTGTAGACGAAGAAACCTATGTCCTTTGTAACGAGTTGCTTTGTTTTAATCAGAAGCTCCTCTGCAGAGAGCTGCTCATCTTCAGTTTCTATAAGGGCCAAGTGACCGCCGGGGGTTAGTTGATGTATTCGTTCTTCTAGGCTGAGTTGTTCTTCTTCGATGAGGAAAAGCGTGTTTGTGTCTGAGTAGTAAGGTTGTTCCTTAGTGCCTAGGGTTTTGACAACCCCCCACCCATATTCCTCTACGTCTAGTCTCGCAAGCCTCTTTGCCGCCTTTCTGTTGGGGATAATGGCTGTCGTCAATCGAGTTTTTGGTTTTTTAGCATGTTTCTTCGCGTAGGAGTTAATGTGCTTCAAAATTCTTTCCGTCACTACAAAAGCTTTCCCATAATCTTCAGCCAATTCTTTACCAATCAATGTTCGAACTGCTTCGTTTAGCCCTATTAGGACTATTGTTCGTGTTGTATTTTCCAGTCTGAAGTATTGGTCACCATTTGTTTTCTGCATCAGATAAGGCAGAAGATTTTGCTCGGTCCGCTTCTTAATCGTTTGATATTTGATTTCTAAGGCTTGGCTAACCAAGTCAAGTTGCTCGTTCAGAAGCTCAAGGAATTTGTCTTCATCTCCTCTGGCGTCAAAGGAAACTCTAGGTAGATTCATGCTAACGAGATCTAGATTTCCTGCTCGTTGAGTGTCGAGTTCCCAGTCTTGGAGCCATTCATCTGCCAGTCTCAAACCAGAAGCCGTGTACGTAGCGTTTTTTTGGTTGTCGGGGCACAGGTTGGCAAAGTATATGAGAACGCTTGTTGCGGCGAGCTTGTGTGCTCCATGAAGCAAATTCTCTGCTTCGGCGTTTTTGAGGGTTTCTTGTCGTGTTTTTATAATTATTTTTGGGTTCTGCAAAGGATATGTCTTGTTTTCTTCAACTAATGTTTCTAGCAATAAGAGGGCGAGTTGTTGAGTTTCGTTGGCGTATAGAGTGCTCTTTTTTGCTGAAAGCTCTAGGCATATTGTTGTAGGTGTTGGAGTTGTTTGGTTTAGGTTCTTGATGAAGAGACGTAGAAGTTCTTTGATTTTATCAGAGGCTACATTCTTTGTGTAAGGGGCTAAGTAGATGTTGAAATCGTCTAAGTTCTGTAGCCCTGTTATTTCTGTTGCAGTGTTTTGGATGATGTTTATTGTGACGTTAAGGGCTGCTTCAAGGGTTTTTGGCTTGAAGGAGTGAAAGAAATACGGAAGGCTGTGAGTGATTTCGTTTGGTTTTAGTATCCATGTTCCGAGGTTGTAGAGGTGTAGTTTGCCGCTTAGATGAGCGTCCGAGATGTTGCGAGGTAGGATGTTTAGAAGCGTATATTCTTCTATAACTGCGTTGCCTGCCGCTTTGTGAACTGCTTCTACGTTTGGTCGTGGCGCATCAATTAGCCGAGTAACTTCATGCACGGGTAGACCTAGACGTGTGAGTTTGTGGCGGTAGTCTTCGTGGTGTTTTTCTAGGAGAATTGTGTTGACGATTTCACGGATGAGGGGTGCTGTCAAGTATTTGGTCTTGAATTGTTGGAGGCGTTTTTCTGTTTCTCGGGCGATTTTTTGGGCAATATCTGTTGGAACATTAGCCTCCTTGATTAGGGATTGGGTGATTTTGTTTCTGTCGAATTCTTCTATGGAAAGGCGGGATGTGCGGATGAGCATTTTTCTGCGTTTGTATGTTTTATCTTCTATTTCGTCGGTGATTTCGATGATGCGTCTGCCAAGGTCTGTCAGGCGGTAGTTTTTGGTTTCTACGTCGGGTTCAATTAGGTCGGCTTTCAAGAGCGATTTGAGGTGGTAGGCGAAGCGTCCAGCGTCACGGGTGGCGTCAAGTTTTAGGTAATTCATGATCTCTGTGTAGGATAGGGGACCATGTTCCAGGAGTAAGTTTAAGATTTGTATACGTATCTGTGCTGATATTGCTTTAAGTACTTGAATGCCGGCTTTGTGGATGCTGCGAAGTTTTGGGTTAGGCATGGTGATGCGCCTTTTGCGGGATATTTCCTTAGAGTTTGTATAGTTTAAAGGTTGGGGAGAGATTGTACGCATGTACTCAATGCTTAGATTCGACTGATCTATTAAGCGGCAAACATATTTGGGAACGCTTAAATTATTAGTGTGCGTTCTTTTTTGAGGTTGTAGGGCGGCGGTAGCCAAGCCAGGTCAAAAAACTGTTGGCCATAGGCGAAGGACTCAAGATCCTTTCCCGTAGGGGTTCGCCGGTTCGAATCCGGCCCGCCGCACCAAGTTCATGTTTCTCTCCCAGCTGGTTCTACTGGTAATCCAACCTTGCAAAATCGTGCTTTTTGTTATGGCTTATTAGTTTAGACGCTAAATAGAGCCGAGGGTTGTTTATGCAAGCTTTTCCCCTCGAAACATCGCTCATCAAACCAAAGGATAACATAGTCAATATGCTTATCCAAGCAGTAAAGAGGCGAAACTTGAAACTGGAAGATAAAGACATCATAGCAATATCATCAAAAGCCGTAGCGATGGCACAAGGACGAATAGTTGAACTGCACCAAGTTACACCTTCCAAAGAGGCAAGAACCTTGGCCGAAAAACATTCTTTGCAACCACAATTCGCCGAACTAATAATACAAGAAGCTGAACAAATCTACGGCGGAGTTGAAAAAGCGGTTCTTACGCTGAAAAATGGAATACTAACGGTAAATGCAGGCATCGACCGTAAAAATGCGCCCTCAGGCCATGTTGTGCTATGGCCGATAGATCCTCAACAATACGTCGAAAATATTCGAAACGAAATAAGACAAAAAGCTGGAAAAAGGGTGGGGGTTTTAGTGGTAGACAGCGACGTGGCGCCTTTAAGAATGGGTACCAGAGGCTTAGCTGTAGCGGTAACGGGCTTCGAACCAGTAAAAGATTGCCGAGACGAAAAAGATCTCTTCCAAAAACCTTTGCTGATCACTCGGCATGCAATAGCAGATGATCTCGCATCCCTAGCTCATTTGCTACTGGGCGAAACAAGCGAGAAAACGCCTTTTGTCCTCATCAGAGATGTACCTGTCACATTTACAGATGAAAAAGTTTCTCCGGAAGAAATGGAGATTTCATCCGATAAATGCGTTTATGCATCTGCCTTTAAGATTTCAGCCGCCAATCTTGAAACCGTAAATCCTTAAAGCTTTCACCAACCCAGTTCCAATCAACGTTGCAGCTATGGCTATGAACAGTCGTTCTATAGGATACAGCCATGTAAGAAGTTGCCAGTCAGCTTTCCAAACACCAACCTCGGAAATGAAACTAGGCCAGTAAATAGCTTCAAACATCAAACTGCCTACAACATGGCCAAAAAGAGTTGCTAAAAACAACGTTACCCCGACTCCAAAAGCAAGCTTAAACGCGTCCCTATCCTCACGCAGAAACTCACCAATCTTTGGCTGCAACGGAGAAAACAGGAAAGCCAAGCCAGCAACATGCAACCACAAAAGGGGAGGCCACAACCAAGCAGGCCCCACAACCGGGTAGAAAGCAAAAATAAGCAGCAAAAGAAGATACGTAACACCGCAAAACCATCTTTTATTGTTGTAAAGCAATCCTGCAAACAACGCCGCAGCAACGTGAGGCAAAAAACTAAGTGGTCCAAAAGGGCCAACTTGCCAGATAAAGGTCCCAATAACTCCACCAATCGTTACTGCAAAAACTCCGAGCCAAGGACCAAGTATAATTCCAATTACTAAAGCCATTACAACTCCTGCTTTAATGAAGTTGCCTTGCCCACCAATCAACGGAAATAAATTCCAAGAAGAAAAAACTGTGTAAAACGACGCAAAAACAATTGCCAGAGTCATGCTCTTTGTTGACAATGCTAATGTATTTGTTTTCATTTCTGCCTCTTTAAGCATTAACACTTTTCCCATTATTAAAAAGCATATGACCTGAAGATTCCAGCTATCGAAAAACTTCGCAAAATGATTAAGATTAGAACTTCATCGACTCTTCAATAATGCCTTCTTTTGTGAAAATCAAAAAGTCAATCCCGTTTCCACTCATGGAATCCCGACTGATCGCCGACTTCATAGCACGAACCGCCATCTCCTTAACCTCTTCCAAGCCCATGTCTTCTCTATAATTTTCCT
This genomic window contains:
- a CDS encoding ArsR family transcriptional regulator → MPNPKLRSIHKAGIQVLKAISAQIRIQILNLLLEHGPLSYTEIMNYLKLDATRDAGRFAYHLKSLLKADLIEPDVETKNYRLTDLGRRIIEITDEIEDKTYKRRKMLIRTSRLSIEEFDRNKITQSLIKEANVPTDIAQKIARETEKRLQQFKTKYLTAPLIREIVNTILLEKHHEDYRHKLTRLGLPVHEVTRLIDAPRPNVEAVHKAAGNAVIEEYTLLNILPRNISDAHLSGKLHLYNLGTWILKPNEITHSLPYFFHSFKPKTLEAALNVTINIIQNTATEITGLQNLDDFNIYLAPYTKNVASDKIKELLRLFIKNLNQTTPTPTTICLELSAKKSTLYANETQQLALLLLETLVEENKTYPLQNPKIIIKTRQETLKNAEAENLLHGAHKLAATSVLIYFANLCPDNQKNATYTASGLRLADEWLQDWELDTQRAGNLDLVSMNLPRVSFDARGDEDKFLELLNEQLDLVSQALEIKYQTIKKRTEQNLLPYLMQKTNGDQYFRLENTTRTIVLIGLNEAVRTLIGKELAEDYGKAFVVTERILKHINSYAKKHAKKPKTRLTTAIIPNRKAAKRLARLDVEEYGWGVVKTLGTKEQPYYSDTNTLFLIEEEQLSLEERIHQLTPGGHLALIETEDEQLSAEELLIKTKQLVTKDIGFFVYNLSFTHCHHCKTTSRGTHLKCPNCSSTSILTLTRY
- a CDS encoding right-handed parallel beta-helix repeat-containing protein, yielding NISENNMSASTFGMWLTHSSDNEVIGNDFSNLGWSLLIYYSHNNTVQYNNISFTVDGVRMMFSRQNNFTENHFESNSHSGIFFWQNNTNNRITKNRFYSNQHGVELKLWCNNNTIADNDIRHNERNGILILESTSNMVTRNYVYSNARGVISYDSSDNKIYHNSIIDSWEEQAADFNSANIWNNGCEGNYWSNYSGIDLDGDGIGDTYLPWEDVDYYPLMNLYWNPADVNHDLDVDIFDVVLACSAYSSTPLDPNWNPHCDIAEPYGKVDIYDVVMICNSYGEEYNP
- the cofE gene encoding coenzyme F420-0:L-glutamate ligase, producing MQAFPLETSLIKPKDNIVNMLIQAVKRRNLKLEDKDIIAISSKAVAMAQGRIVELHQVTPSKEARTLAEKHSLQPQFAELIIQEAEQIYGGVEKAVLTLKNGILTVNAGIDRKNAPSGHVVLWPIDPQQYVENIRNEIRQKAGKRVGVLVVDSDVAPLRMGTRGLAVAVTGFEPVKDCRDEKDLFQKPLLITRHAIADDLASLAHLLLGETSEKTPFVLIRDVPVTFTDEKVSPEEMEISSDKCVYASAFKISAANLETVNP
- the nrdD gene encoding anaerobic ribonucleoside-triphosphate reductase, producing MFEDFNPQKIRDSLMKETGLSDEVADKIALDIAGRINTLDLEFLSGPLIREFVCVALLENNFERPRARYTRLGIPLFDVENLIRAGDKENANLQHNPETIHKLAADTIFDQYALLNCLPPHLADAHIAGAIHIHDLEYFATRPFCQEHDLRFFLRKGLIVDGEGVHTAVAGPAKHAEVAILHAAKALAAAQTNWAGGQGYDFFNVWLAPFVRGLSYERMKQLAQMYIYEMSQMYVARGGQTVFSSIALECAVPKIIWDVPVLLPGGKVSKSETYLDYYDEANAFFNAILDVYMGGDYLGKPFNFPKCEVKLRREYLDKFEDEYIKVAALASKFGTPYFLNLCPDYMPDIVNSQCCRLIFTPDSDELKDFHKGAMRMGSLQVVTVNLPRLAYEAGGNDDRLFELLDERMDMAKDVLFIKRDVVKDRLDGGTLPFCTMDCFGEPYLNLDKQVLNVGFVGLNELLKAHLDAEMHEDPNAWRFGLRVIRHMADRVNDYAEETGYRFGCIQTPAESCAHRLALVDRRLFGEKAVVQGDVGNGGIYYTNSSHIRPSAGIPLLERIRVESSFHPLTKGGAILHVFLGESNPSPKAIWSLIRRIATESLAAYFAFTRDMTICRKCNSVEANLQVRCKRCGAEGNDLEHWSRITGYYQQLRGWNAGKVQEFKDRHRYVV